From a region of the Alnus glutinosa chromosome 1, dhAlnGlut1.1, whole genome shotgun sequence genome:
- the LOC133882330 gene encoding cyclin-T1-4-like isoform X1, with amino-acid sequence MSFPRNFRSQVGTANDDYRSCFSGSNFSNNRNQGRNNYNNRSHSNINDYMGKVWQPNDNFYNVKPHNSIHVNPNGAGAPSLKRRRFSASTWGGSGRHYVLPGMYDTAPSTCNYAVPPPTRSNVEASASASCKRDCSLLEDDEPVFMSREEIERHSPSRKDGIDALREAHLRYSYCTFLQNLGLRLDLPQTTVGTAMVLCHRFFVRQSHASHDRFVIATAALFLAAKSEETARPLNNVLRASCEISHKQDISFLSYLPSADWFEQYRERVIEAEHMILSTLNFELNVQHPYAPLTSILNKLGLSQTVLVNLALSLVSEGLRSSLWLQFKPHHIAAGAVYLAAKFLNLNLVFYQNIWQEFETTPAIIQDVSQQLMELF; translated from the exons ATGTCTTTTCCACGGAATTTCCGTTCGCAAGTAGGCACTGCTAATGATGACTATCGGTCCTGCTTCAGTGGGAGCAATTTCAGCAACAACAGGAATCAGGGCAGGAACAATTATAATAATAGGAGTCATTCCAATATCAATGACTACATGGGGAAAGTTTGGCAGCCTAATGATAATTTCTATAATGTTAAGCCTCATAATTCCATTCATGTTAATCCAAATGGTGCCGGAGCCCCTTCTTTGAAAAGGAGAAGGTTTTCAGCTTCTACATGGGGAGGCAGTGGGAGACACTATGTGCTGCCTGGCATGTATGACACAGCCCCTTCAACCTGCAATTATGCAGTCCCTCCTCCCACAAGATCCAATGTTGAGGCCTCTGCGTCTGCTAGCTGTAAACGTGACTGCTCACTATTAGAAGATGATGAACCAGTCTTCATGTCAAGGGAAGAGATTGAGAGACACTCCCCGTCAAGGAAGGATGGTATTGATGCACTTCGTGAAGCTCATTTGCGGTACTCGTATTGCACCTTCCTTCAGAATCTTGGATTGCGACTTGACTT GCCACAAACAACTGTTGGCACTGCCATGGTTCTATGCCACCGGTTTTTTGTTCGACAATCACATGCTTCCCATGATAGATTT GTGATTGCTACTGCTGCTCTCTTTCTTGCTGCAAAGTCTGAGGAAACTGCACGCCCTTTGAACAATGTGCTGAGAGCATCTTGTGAAATTTCCCATAAGCAGGATATTTCTTTCTTGTCCTATCTGCCCTCTGCT GATTGGTTTGAGCAGTATCGAGAACGAGTAATTGAGGCTGAGCACATGATACTGTCTACTCTAAATTTTGAGCTTAATGTGCAGCATCCATATGCTCCTCTTACGTCCATTCTTAACAAATTAGGTCTTTCACAAACTGTTTTGGTCAATCTGGCATTAAGCTTGGTCAGTGAAGG GCTTCGAAGCTCACTGTGGCTTCAATTCAAACCTCATCATATTGCTGCTGGAGCTGTCTACCTTGCTGCTAAGTTTCTGAATTTGAATCTTGTTTTCTATCAAAATATATGGCAAGAGTTTGAAACAACACCCGCAATTATTCAAG ATGTATCGCAGCAATTGATGGAGCTCTTCTGA
- the LOC133882330 gene encoding cyclin-T1-4-like isoform X2, protein MSFPRNFRSQVGTANDDYRSCFSGSNFSNNRNQGRNNYNNRSHSNINDYMGKVWQPNDNFYNVKPHNSIHVNPNGAGAPSLKRRRFSASTWGGSGRHYVLPGMYDTAPSTCNYAVPPPTRSNVEASASASCKRDCSLLEDDEPVFMSREEIERHSPSRKDGIDALREAHLRYSYCTFLQNLGLRLDLPQTTVGTAMVLCHRFFVRQSHASHDRFVIATAALFLAAKSEETARPLNNVLRASCEISHKQDISFLSYLPSADWFEQYRERVIEAEHMILSTLNFELNVQHPYAPLTSILNKLGLSQTVLVNLALSLVSEGVYTRLACSHV, encoded by the exons ATGTCTTTTCCACGGAATTTCCGTTCGCAAGTAGGCACTGCTAATGATGACTATCGGTCCTGCTTCAGTGGGAGCAATTTCAGCAACAACAGGAATCAGGGCAGGAACAATTATAATAATAGGAGTCATTCCAATATCAATGACTACATGGGGAAAGTTTGGCAGCCTAATGATAATTTCTATAATGTTAAGCCTCATAATTCCATTCATGTTAATCCAAATGGTGCCGGAGCCCCTTCTTTGAAAAGGAGAAGGTTTTCAGCTTCTACATGGGGAGGCAGTGGGAGACACTATGTGCTGCCTGGCATGTATGACACAGCCCCTTCAACCTGCAATTATGCAGTCCCTCCTCCCACAAGATCCAATGTTGAGGCCTCTGCGTCTGCTAGCTGTAAACGTGACTGCTCACTATTAGAAGATGATGAACCAGTCTTCATGTCAAGGGAAGAGATTGAGAGACACTCCCCGTCAAGGAAGGATGGTATTGATGCACTTCGTGAAGCTCATTTGCGGTACTCGTATTGCACCTTCCTTCAGAATCTTGGATTGCGACTTGACTT GCCACAAACAACTGTTGGCACTGCCATGGTTCTATGCCACCGGTTTTTTGTTCGACAATCACATGCTTCCCATGATAGATTT GTGATTGCTACTGCTGCTCTCTTTCTTGCTGCAAAGTCTGAGGAAACTGCACGCCCTTTGAACAATGTGCTGAGAGCATCTTGTGAAATTTCCCATAAGCAGGATATTTCTTTCTTGTCCTATCTGCCCTCTGCT GATTGGTTTGAGCAGTATCGAGAACGAGTAATTGAGGCTGAGCACATGATACTGTCTACTCTAAATTTTGAGCTTAATGTGCAGCATCCATATGCTCCTCTTACGTCCATTCTTAACAAATTAGGTCTTTCACAAACTGTTTTGGTCAATCTGGCATTAAGCTTGGTCAGTGAAGG GGTCTACACAAGATTAGCGTGCTCGCATGTATGA